CGGGCTGGTGAAAAAAATCAACCAAAAACTTCTGGAGCAGGCCTGATTCCTGCTGTTTTGCCTGATTCCGGCTGTTTGCCTGATTCCTGCTGTTTGCCTGATTCCTGCTGACCTGCTTAATTCCCACAAACCTGGACTGCTAGTTCGCCGGGGGAGCCGAAGGGGTATATCTCCGGAGCAGGTAGGTCCGCTGGAACCGCTTGAACAGGTCGATGTGCAGGTAGAGAGTTTCGTGTTGGATATTCAGCTTGGCCTTGAACCGGCGGGAGGCGGTATTCAGGCATTGGGTTCCGCTGTAACACCGGCTGATCCCTTTGCCCTCCAGGTGTTTGTAACACTGGTATCTCAGGTAAGGGGCCAGCTTTTTTCCCCGGAAATTCTCAAATGTGTACATGTTTTCCAGGTAGGCCTCCCCGGGCGATAGCAGGAATTTTTTCCCGCTGAGTTCAAATTGCCCGTACCGCATCATCGTAAAGGCAGCCAGCTCTTCCCCCTTGTAGAGTCCAAGGGCTTCATAGGGAGACTCCGGCCGATCCTCAAGCATGTCCAGGTTATACCGGAGCAATTCAAACAGGGGTCGGAGTTGTTTGCGGGGGACGGCCTCCAGCCGATACGTTTCAGGGGGTTCCGGCAGCCGGGGTTCCGCAGACAGGTCCAGGCCCTCCCGATCGATCCAATAGGGGTTGATATTGATCTTCAATCGCAGCAACAGGTTCCGGATACTCAGCAGGATCATGCCGTGGCGGATCCTGTACCAAATGAGGTGCAATTTGTAAAACCGGCCCGTTTCCTTGCGGGTGTTTGAGGCTTCCCCACTCATGCGCGTCCGTATTTCCCGTTCCCGGCCTGCAGGTCCAGCAATTTCCGGAGATTTACGGCAGACATCAATGTCCGTTCATTCGCCTCGGCCAGCGCGTGGATACGTCGAAGCAGCTGCCCGTTGGTGGCGAGTTTGGTACGGCCCTTGTCGAACCAGATATTGTCCTCGAGGCCCACGCGGACCCCGCCTTCCATGGCAATGGCGACGGAATTCATATGGAGTTGGGCCTCCCCGATACCGGCCAGGCTCCAATGGGAGTTTGCAGGCAATTCATTGATCATCAGGCCGGCCTGCATCAGGTTGGCCTGGGCACAGGCGATATTCCCCAGCAACAGGTTGAAATAATGGGGGGGCTTCAACAGGCCTTTTCGCTCCAGGTATTTGGCGTAATTGATCATCCCGATATCAAAAGCTTCCAATTCCGGCAGGATGCCCCGCTCCAACATGGTCCGGGCCAAAT
This genomic window from Robiginitalea biformata HTCC2501 contains:
- a CDS encoding GNAT family N-acetyltransferase, producing MSGEASNTRKETGRFYKLHLIWYRIRHGMILLSIRNLLLRLKININPYWIDREGLDLSAEPRLPEPPETYRLEAVPRKQLRPLFELLRYNLDMLEDRPESPYEALGLYKGEELAAFTMMRYGQFELSGKKFLLSPGEAYLENMYTFENFRGKKLAPYLRYQCYKHLEGKGISRCYSGTQCLNTASRRFKAKLNIQHETLYLHIDLFKRFQRTYLLRRYTPSAPPAN
- a CDS encoding BKACE family enzyme, which translates into the protein MSKPLIINFTPTGMIPTKEMTPHVPVQVNEIVEDVHEAWETGISMVHLHARDAQTGTPTYLREIYADIIGGIRKFAPGLVVCVSLSGRNFGEFEQRADPLFLEGDLKPDMGSLTLSSLNFNRTASVNAPQMIQDLARTMLERGILPELEAFDIGMINYAKYLERKGLLKPPHYFNLLLGNIACAQANLMQAGLMINELPANSHWSLAGIGEAQLHMNSVAIAMEGGVRVGLEDNIWFDKGRTKLATNGQLLRRIHALAEANERTLMSAVNLRKLLDLQAGNGKYGRA